The genomic window ACGTCATTGAGGACCATCTTGTCGGCGCTGTAGCCGAAGCTGACCTTGTCGAAACGCACCTCGCCCCTGGTCACGACCAGGTCCGGGGCGTCGGGCTTTTCGGGCACGGCCTCGTCCACGGCCAGCACGTCCATGACGCGCCGGGCCCGGGCCAGCGAGGCCCGGATGCCGGCCACGGTGTCGCTTAAGCTATTAAGCGGCGTATACAGCGAGGCCAGGTAGGCGATGAAGACCAGCAGTTCGCCGGTGGAGAGCAGGCCGTCGAGGACGTGGCGCACGCCGATGTAGAGCACCAGCGCCGTGCCGGCGGCGGTGATGCCGGAGACCAGCCAGCCGTAGACGGTCTGCAGGGCGTACAGCGACAGCTTGCGGTCGAAGGAATGCTTGGACTCGGCCACGAACTTGCGGCGCTCCTCCTCTTCCCGGCCGAAGGCCTGGACCAGGGTGATGGAGGAGAAGATGCGCTCCACGGTGGTGTAGACCTGGGATTCCTTGAGGTGGGTCTCGGTGGTCAGGTCCCCGATCTTGCGGGAGACGCGGGAGATGGCCAGAAACAGGAACGGAATGACGCACAGGGCGTAGAGCGTCAGTTCCACGTCCATCTGCAGGCACACGGCCAGCATGCCGAGCAGCAGCGCCGTGCTCGTCAGCGTGGTGAACACGCCGTTCATGAGCAGGGTCTGCACGGCGTAGGTGTCGCCCATGATGCGGTAGATGAGGTCGCCCGTGGGCCATTTCTGGTGGAAGAGCAGCGACTGGCGCTGGAGGTGGTCGAACAGGTCGCAGCGCAAATCCTGGACCATGTCCTGGCCCATGCGGATGGTCAGGTAGTTGTTGCACAGCTGCACGAAGCCGACCAGGAAGTGGACGCCCACCAGCATGCCGACCACGCAGGCGAGCTTGAACCCGACCGACCAGACGGCCAGGTCCGGGGTCCAGCCGAAGACGTCCAGGGGCTTGCCGCCGATGATCTGGTCCACGGCGAGCTTGAGCGGCCAGGGCTTGAGAAGCTCCATGGCGCTGGCCAGGCCGACCAGGACAAGGCCCAGGAGGAACAGGTATTTGTAAGGCTTCAAATACCCGAGAAGCGTGCGGAACATGCTCATGACAACGATCCTTGCGGGATTTCCCGCTTCGCGCCGCCGGCGGACTGGCCGCCCGCGGCCCCTCGTCGCCGGGGGCATGGCGCCCCCGGGCTCCCCGAAAGGGGAAGAAAAACGGCTGACACGACACCGCGCCGCCCCCGGTTCCCGGAGGCGGCGCGGCGGACGCAGGTCCTAGGCAGCCTCGGTCTCCAGGACCTGGGCCGGGGCGAGTTCCTCGGGCGCGGCCTCGGGCGCGGGGGACGCCTCGGCGGTTTGCGGCTTGACCACCTTGGCCACGCGCTCGTCGACGGGCTCGGTCATGGAGCAGCCGGGGCGGGTGACCATGACGTACTGGGTGATGGTGGCCACCAGCGAAGCGGCGCGGTAGAGGCCGGCGGCCATGGAGCCGGCCAGGGCCAGGGCCAGCACGCCGGCGCCCACGGCATACAGGGAATGGAAGAAGGCCAGGCCGGTGGCCAGCCCCAGGCTGGCCAGCAAGGCCACCACGGACAGGCCCGAAGGCAGGACCGAGCCGGCCATGCGCACGAAGCGCTTGTCCCCGCCGTGGTTCTCCACGGTGACGCGCAGCTTGGCCGTGGTCAGGCGGCCGGACTTGACCGAGAGGTCCCAGGGCGGCGTGGACGAGGAGGCGGAAAACCCGCTGTCCAGGGCATAGGAGACGCCCAGGGTGCGCAGCAGGCCGATCACGGCGCCAAGCAGCTCGTCGCGCTCCAGGCCCTTGTTGTTCCAGAAGAAGCGGTGGAAGGACAGGCGGTGGGCCACAAGCCCGCCCGTGGCGGCCAGGCGGCGGGCAAGCCCCACCTTGGGCAGGTCGGCCTCGTCGCAGGCGGCGGTGCCGGCCATGGGCAGCGGGCAGGCGCCCACGCCGGCGGTGCGCTTTATGCCCCACAGGGTCTTGTAGCGGGTCCAGCCGCGCAGCACCGGCTGGGCCAGGGTCAGGCCGGCGATGGTCAGGCGCGAGGCCAGGTTGTCGTGGCGTTCGGGCAGGCGGGCCTTGCTGACGCGATAGGCCACGAAGGCGATGGTCGTCGCGGCCATGGCCAGGCCGATGCCGCCGGCAATAAAGCTCAGGGGCGTGGCCAGCAGGCAGGCCAGGGCCAGCACCATCCATTCCATGGACAGGGGCAGGTAGGCGGCCAGGCTGCCCTTGGGCTCGTAGAGGGTCTGGAACAGGCCCATGCCGAAGGCGCCGTGGTAGACGATGGGCCGGGCGGCCAGAAGCGCCCCGGAGATGTCGCCGTAGATGCGGCCGGCCCAGCGGGAGTTGCCGAGCATGTTGAAGCGGAACTTGTGCTTGGGCAGAAGCAGCGCCTCGGCCCGGCCGTAGCCCTTCTGCTGCTTCAGGTAGGCCGAGACGGTGTTGCGGCGATGGTGCCACACGAACATGGCGGCGGAAAAGCCGATGAGGTGCCCCTGGTCCTGGAGGCGCCAGCACACGTCCACGTCGTCGCCGGCGGCGCGGTAGGTGGCGTCGAAGCCGCCGATGCCGGCCAGGTGCTCCTTGCGGTAGGCCATGTTGCAGCCGGGGATGTGCTCGGCGATCTCGTCGGTGAGAAGGACGTGGGTCGGGGCGCCGGGGGAGACGGCCACGCAGGCGGCGGTGCGGTTGTCCTCCAGCGGCGCCAGGTTGGGGCCGCCCACGGCCACGAAGCGCGGGTCGGTGAACGCCCAGGCCATGTAGTGGAGCCAATGCGGGTCCACGTAGCAGTCGGAGTCGGTGTAGGCCACGATCTCGCCCCGGGCGGCGTTCATGCCGACGTTGCGGGCGGCGGACAGGCCCAGGTTGGGCTGGTGGATGACGTGGATGTAGGGCGCGGCCGCGGCATGGCGGTCGGCGATCTCGCCCGTGGCGTCGGTGGAGCCGTCGTCCACCACGATGACCTCGAAGTGGGGATAGTCGACCTTGGCGAAGGAGGCCAGGCAGCCGTCCATGGTGGAGTCGGCGTTGTAGGCGCACACGACCACGGAGATAAACGGCGCGCCCTCCGGCAGCATGGGGAGCTTCTGGCGGTAGACGTCGGCCACGGCCTTGTAGGCGGGCTTTTGCTTGCGGGTTTCGGTCACGACGCCGAACTTCCAGTCCTCGATGAGGTGGCCGCCGGTGTACCACTCGTCGGTCCAGGCGAAGACCATGGTGCCGGAAACGCCGAGTTCGAAGGCGGCGCGCAGCTGCCAGGACAGCGTCTCGGCCACGTGCTCCTCGTCGTTGCGCATGGAGTCCATGCCGAATTCGGACAGGACCAGGGGCAGTTCGCCGGCCACGTTCTGCAGGCGCTTGACGTAGGAACGGAAGGCCTTCTCGTCGTGGAGGTAGACGTTGACCGACAGGAAGTCGAGGAACGGCAGGCGCAGGTATTCGGTGGAGGGGTAGTTGGCGTAGGTGACCATGCCCTCGGGGTCTTCCTCGCGCACGATGGCGGCGAGGCGGGCCAGGAACTTCTCGACCTTGCCGGCGCCGTGCCAGCGCACGATGTGGCTGGGGATCTCGTTGCCGATAAGCCAGGCCAGGATGGCCGGGTGGCCGG from Solidesulfovibrio sp. includes these protein-coding regions:
- a CDS encoding ABC transporter ATP-binding protein, which codes for MSMFRTLLGYLKPYKYLFLLGLVLVGLASAMELLKPWPLKLAVDQIIGGKPLDVFGWTPDLAVWSVGFKLACVVGMLVGVHFLVGFVQLCNNYLTIRMGQDMVQDLRCDLFDHLQRQSLLFHQKWPTGDLIYRIMGDTYAVQTLLMNGVFTTLTSTALLLGMLAVCLQMDVELTLYALCVIPFLFLAISRVSRKIGDLTTETHLKESQVYTTVERIFSSITLVQAFGREEEERRKFVAESKHSFDRKLSLYALQTVYGWLVSGITAAGTALVLYIGVRHVLDGLLSTGELLVFIAYLASLYTPLNSLSDTVAGIRASLARARRVMDVLAVDEAVPEKPDAPDLVVTRGEVRFDKVSFGYSADKMVLNDVDFVCRGGSTVAVVGQTGAGKTSLISLLLRFYDPQKGSIVIDGQDLRDVSLKSLRRRIAIVLQETQLFPMSVHDNIAYGRRQATREEVERVANLANAHEFIMGLPEGYDTILGEKGANLSGGQRQRLAIARALLKDSPLLILDEPTSALDAETEALIMEGLERLMENRTTFVIAHRLSMMRRADMILVIKNQRIHEMGSYDELMAKNGEFARLHAIQMGKGRPEKLPPHPLCA
- a CDS encoding glycosyltransferase, which codes for MFQIEEGLTGEKILPRVRAMGRYLFAGEDKFFIKGVTYGPFPENSRGEPLPEDETVRRDFELMRRAGVNAIRVYYVPPRRFLDIAAAHGIRVMIGIPWPQHLCFLDQWEVKEDIKKTVREAVASLAGHPAILAWLIGNEIPSHIVRWHGAGKVEKFLARLAAIVREEDPEGMVTYANYPSTEYLRLPFLDFLSVNVYLHDEKAFRSYVKRLQNVAGELPLVLSEFGMDSMRNDEEHVAETLSWQLRAAFELGVSGTMVFAWTDEWYTGGHLIEDWKFGVVTETRKQKPAYKAVADVYRQKLPMLPEGAPFISVVVCAYNADSTMDGCLASFAKVDYPHFEVIVVDDGSTDATGEIADRHAAAAPYIHVIHQPNLGLSAARNVGMNAARGEIVAYTDSDCYVDPHWLHYMAWAFTDPRFVAVGGPNLAPLEDNRTAACVAVSPGAPTHVLLTDEIAEHIPGCNMAYRKEHLAGIGGFDATYRAAGDDVDVCWRLQDQGHLIGFSAAMFVWHHRRNTVSAYLKQQKGYGRAEALLLPKHKFRFNMLGNSRWAGRIYGDISGALLAARPIVYHGAFGMGLFQTLYEPKGSLAAYLPLSMEWMVLALACLLATPLSFIAGGIGLAMAATTIAFVAYRVSKARLPERHDNLASRLTIAGLTLAQPVLRGWTRYKTLWGIKRTAGVGACPLPMAGTAACDEADLPKVGLARRLAATGGLVAHRLSFHRFFWNNKGLERDELLGAVIGLLRTLGVSYALDSGFSASSSTPPWDLSVKSGRLTTAKLRVTVENHGGDKRFVRMAGSVLPSGLSVVALLASLGLATGLAFFHSLYAVGAGVLALALAGSMAAGLYRAASLVATITQYVMVTRPGCSMTEPVDERVAKVVKPQTAEASPAPEAAPEELAPAQVLETEAA